Proteins from a genomic interval of Crassostrea angulata isolate pt1a10 chromosome 7, ASM2561291v2, whole genome shotgun sequence:
- the LOC128155214 gene encoding leucine-rich repeat-containing protein 51-like — protein sequence MSASVVPYTPKKKSDALPSIDATNEIQDPLDFSFCRLNKVEDALDEEPRLSPRKDACTAESGKSLSRCLRLNNNSLQNIERLGEIINAKFENPKNIAWIDLSFNELTTVDPVLLEFTELQILYLHGNQIADIKEIGKLSGLPKLRKITLHGNPLEKAKGYKFQVLAMVPQLQAIDFSRVTKCDRKTAEVRNKLNNAPKKKKEKIDDD from the exons ATGTCTGCCAG TGTTGTTCCATACACTCCTAAAAAGAAGTCAGATGCTTTGCCATCCATAGATGCTACCAATGAAATACAAGATCCGTtggatttttcattttgtcgatTAAACAAAGTAGAAG ATGCTTTGGATGAAGAGCCTAGACTGTCTCCAAGGAAAGATGCCTGCACAGCAGAATCTGGAAAGTCTTTAAGTCGCTGTCTTCGATTAAACAACAACAGTCTTCAGAATATTGAACGCCTTGGGGAAATAATTAATGCCAAGTTTGAAAATCCAAAGAACATAGCTTGGATAGACTTGTCATTTAATGAGCTGACAACTGTAGACCCT GTATTATTAGAATTTACTGAGCTTCAGATTCTGTATCTACATGGTAACCAAATAGCTGACATTAAAGAAATTGGCAAGTTGTCTGGCCTtccaaaattaagaaaaatcacaCTCCATGGAAACCCATTGGAAAAAGCTAAG GGCTACAAGTTCCAAGTGTTGGCAATGGTTCCTCAGCTTCAAGCAATTGACTTCAGTCGTGTAACAAAGTGTGACAGAAAAACGGCAGAAGTCAGGAACAAATTGAACAATGCTCCcaagaaaaagaaagagaaaattgATGATGACTAA
- the LOC128191389 gene encoding tigger transposable element-derived protein 6-like: MDEEIVGNGRVSETDTNIEIYEELDMKVEAFDASYLEHESEQQVMAEENNMSFAEPVEQRKHFNGNNRPRGQLTMGQKREMCIYKEENPKCTMRHIQEHFQEKWNHHIGHSTVHDILKFKSKYLSLPKLRENCRRLRKTRNFDMEEKLYKWIVENNMRGLGITNTAIKEKAQSLGEEFAVDESFSYSNGWLHCFKIRYGLNKRKISTETSPVVMGSQVDFMNQLLMELKFYDLNEIYCVEEVKLIYNLKPYQQTISNATVVVGLCSNANGSNKLKPFVFAKPMDARFIGERFQPDNYAWFRVAPDGDANSFSDWICEFDDQLAGNKKKALLLLKFSRQHEEIENGLRSIKLMYLPKNMNEVSMNNPFDAGLLEEFKTRYRGNCLQHFLEQQSKGEEESLGLRDALRFIYDSWTSIPPQTILKYWQQSKLLSSVEVLNIPTNTGDNAGDLAQLLMRKIEGRNKMPVEQYLRFEEMNQKMLQQDESGTENNGLNNGAPSDSSSVSCSEAKEGLLKCIRFTEQTENATQKLQTMWNMMKWLDKQQ, encoded by the coding sequence ATGGACGAAGAAATCGTTGGTAACGGAAGAGTAAGCGAAACAGATACGAACATTGAAATATACGAGGAGCTAGATATGAAAGTAGAAGCGTTTGATGCATCGTATCTTGAACATGAAAGTGAACAGCAGGTCATGGCGGAAGAAAACAATATGTCCTTTGCAGAACCAGTTGagcaaagaaagcattttaacGGTAATAACAGACCAAGAGGACAGCTCACAATGGGACAAAAACGCGAAATGTGCATATATAAAGAAGAAAATCCCAAATGCACCATGCGACATATACAAGAACACTTCCAAGAAAAATGGAATCACCACATAGGTCACTCTACTGTACATGACATTTTGAAGTTCAAATCCAAGTACTTAAGTCTCCCAAAATTGAGAGAAAATTGCCGAAGACTAAGGAAAACAAGAAACTTTGATATGGAAGAGAAACTATACAAATGGATTGTGGAGAATAACATGCGTGGATTAGGAATAACCAACACAGCAATCAAAGAGAAAGCACAGTCTTTGGGAGAAGAATTTGCTGTTGATGAGTCTTTCTCTTACTCAAATGGCTGGTTGCATTGCTTCAAAATTCGATATGGTCTAAACAAGAGAAAAATCAGCACAGAAACCAGCCCAGTGGTTATGGGATCACAGGTTGATTTCATGAACCAACTCCTCATGGAACTTAAATTCTATGacttaaatgaaatttattgtGTTGAGGAGGTTAAGCTTATTTATAACTTAAAGCCATATCAACAAACAATCTCTAATGCTACTGTTGTGGTTGGTTTGTGTTCAAATGCAAATGGGTCCAACAAATTAAAACCATTTGTTTTTGCTAAGCCAATGGATGCTAGGTTTATTGGAGAGAGATTTCAGCCTGACAATTATGCATGGTTCCGAGTTGCCCCAGATGGAGATGCCAATTCCTTCTCTGATTGGATCTGTGAATTTGATGATCAGCTAGCTGGCAATAAAAAGAAAGCTCTCCTTTTATTGAAATTCTCGAGACAGCATGAAGAAATAGAGAATGGACTTCGAAGCATCAAGCTCATGTATTTGCCAAAGAACATGAATGAAGTGAGTATGAATAATCCATTTGATGCAGGGCTTCTCGAAGAATTCAAGACAAGATACAGAGGGAACTGCCTTCAGCATTTTCTAGAGCAACAATCGAAAGGAGAAGAGGAAAGTCTTGGGTTACGTGATGCTCTACGATTTATTTATGATTCTTGGACCTCAATTCCCCCACAGACCATTCTAAAGTATTGGCAGCAGTCTAAGCTATTGTCATCTGTTGAAGTACTGAACATTCCAACAAACACAGGAGATAATGCTGGAGATCTGGCCCAACTCTTGATGCGGAAAATCGAGGGAAGGAACAAAATGCCTGTTGAACAGTATCTTAGATTTGAGGAAATGAATCAGAAGATGTTACAGCAGGATGAATCTGGTACAGAAAATAATGGATTGAATAATGGTGCTCCTAGTGATAGTAGCAGTGTTTCATGTTCAGAGGCGAAAGAGGGACTACTGAAGTGTATCAGATTCACAGAACAAACAGAAAATGCTACCCAGAAATTACAAACTATGTGGAATATGATGAAGTGGTTAGATAAGCAGCAATGA